A single Zootoca vivipara chromosome 1, rZooViv1.1, whole genome shotgun sequence DNA region contains:
- the ATP5MC3 gene encoding ATP synthase F(0) complex subunit C3, mitochondrial, whose product MFACVKLAAGSPALMRTGSRILYRPISATVLFRPEARTGEGNTTFLTGAQNTGSQLALREFQTSAISRDIDTAAKFIGAGAATVGVAGSGAGIGTVFGSLIIGYARNPSLKQQLFSYAILGFALSEAMGLFCLMVAFLILFAM is encoded by the exons ATGTTCGCCTGTGTCAAGCTCGCCGCCGGGTCCCCCGCCTTG ATGCGCACTGGATCAAGAATTCTGTACAGACCAATTTCTGCAACGGTGTTGTTTAGGCCAGAAGCCAGGACTGGAGAG GGCAACACAACTTTCCTTACTGGTGCTCAGAACACTGGCAGTCAACTAGCACTAAGGGAGTTTCAAACTAGTGCTATCAGCAGGGACATTGACACGGCTGCCAAATTTATTGGTGCTGGTGCTGCCACAGTAGGAGTGGCTGGTTCCGGTGCTGGTATTGGAACAGTCTTTGGGAGTTTAATCATTGGCTATGCCAG AAATCCCTCTCTGAAGCAGCAGCTATTCTCATATGCTATTCTGGGATTTGCCCTGTCTGAAGCCATGGGTCTCTTCTGTCTGATGGTTGCTTTCTTGATCTTGTTTGCCATGTGA